A window of SAR324 cluster bacterium genomic DNA:
GATATGCGTCCTTCCGTCTTTGAAGACATTGTAGCTATTTTAGCATTATATCGTCCAGGTCCTCTAGGATCTGGAATGGTTGAAGACTTTGTTCAATGTAAACATGGGCGAAAGAAGGTGGTCTATCCCCACCCCTTGATGGCAGAAATTCTCAAGGAAACCTATGGTGTGATGGTTTACCAAGAGCAGATCATGCAGGGAGTACAAGTACTTGCCAAGTTTACTCTGGGACAATCTGATTTGTTGCGTCGAGCGATTGGCAAGAAGATTCCGGAGGTGTTGGCTGAGCAGCGTCAAAAGTTTGTTGAGGGCTGTTGTGCAAATCCAGAATTTGTTGAGGGGGTACCTCGTGGGATGAGCCCTGAGGAGAAAGCGAACGAGATTTTTGACCTGATCGATTACTTTTCGGGCTATGGTTTTAACAAGTCTCACACCGTAGCTTATGGTCTGATTTCTTATCAGACCGCCTATCTGAAGGCTCACTACCCCGTGCAGTTCATGGCGGCAGTGCTGAACTCCAGCATCAATAACCCAGACAAGATCGTCAATTTCATTGGCGAATGCAAAGAAATGAGAATTCAGGTATTGCCTCCAGATGTTCGTGAAGGACGTAAGCAGTTTACGGTCACCCGCCAAGGATATCGTGTACACAAGCGTACTCGACTTCACTTGGAGCAATTCCAGTCGATGAACAACGCAGAGACTATTCGAAACGTACTGCGGCACCTCCTCACTCCTATGCTCGAAAAAGACTTTGGAACGGAATTGGAGTTTCTACAGGCGCTACAGACCCAGATGGAAGTCCTGAAAAATAATTTGGATCCTGCCGAATCCAAAATTCTCCAACAACTTCAGGTTGAACTTCAAACCACTGCAGATTCTGCAGAGCTATCTCCGATTCGAAGATTTCTGCGGCGAGAGGCTAGGATTGAAGCAGTGCGTTTTGGCTTGAATGCAGTCAAGAATGTTGGGGGTAATGCCGTTGATGCGTTGGTTGAAGCTCGCCAGGAAGTTGAAGAGATTAGTGACTTTATGGAGTTTTTGAAAATTTTGGATTTCAATCGGATGAATAAGCGGATGCTTGAAACACTGGTCAAGTGTGGAGCGTTTGATTCTTTTCGCCCTAACCGGGCTCAGCTACTCAACGTGCTGGATCATGCAATCCATTTAGCCCAGGAGTTCCAACGAGCAGAAGATGGCTCACAGCAATCACTATTCGATCTGATGGATGAGTCAGAGGCACGTCAAACCGAAACACAACTAGAGTTGCCAGACATTCGAGACTGGTCACTGAAGGAAAGGCTTCGATTAGAGAAGGAGGCTCTGGGATTTTATGTCTCTGGTCATCCTCTGGATCAATATGCTTCTGATGTTAAAGCTTTGGCAACCAGTTCCGCCGATATTCTTACTGGTATTCACAAAGAAGGAGACAATGTCTCCATAGCTGGGATTGTCGTTGAGAAGACCATCCGATTGACAAAGAACTCTGAAAAATTTGCTATTGTTCGTCTCGAAGACTTGAGAGGTATTCTGGAGCTGCCCATCTATAGTCGAATTTACAACGACTACGGACATCTACTTGAAATGGATGAGCCGCTGCTTGTCAGTGGGCGCATCAGTTTTCGAGATGATGAGTTTGGTTTGGTAGCAGATCGCTTGGAATTACTCAGTCAGGTTCGCTCTGAAAAAGCACTCAGTATGACGATTTGTATTGACCAGGAACACATGCCTCCGGAGCAGTTGCGCCATCTGCGTGGTATATTTCAAAAGTACCAAGGATCCCAGGAGGTTCACTTTCGTGTCATTACAGAGAGTGATGCCTCTGTAATGATCCAAACCCCAATGCAGGTTCAGTTGAATCCAAGAATGATGGATGAACTTGAGGAGTTATGGAAGGAGCAAACTGCTCTATTTACCTACGCTGTTTGAATACAGTTAGTAATTAGTAGGTTGCTCACAGGGGTTTTCTGCCAAAATCCTTGTGCGTATCCAAGCGATAGAAAGACCTAATAAAAGTGAAAGAGTTTGCCAGAGTCTCAGTAGAAGGGTCACTCTTCTGCAGAGCAGAATAATACTCGAGAGCACGATTGCCTAGACTATTTGATTAAGAATACTCTTTATCTTATAGCAACTCCATATCATTTTAAAAGCTCGAGAAAATCCTAATTGTCCGCCAGTAAAATAACAGTTTAGGAGTGCGATCCCGCTTAGTTGTGAATCTGCTACAGCCAGCACTTTTTGCTCAATTATAGGCTCATTAGTTCAGTAAAGAGTTGGTACAGGGTAGGTGTGTGGTCTTGGTCATAGTATCCTCCGATCAAGAGGCTTTAGTGATCCTCAATTTTTTGTTTGATGAGACTTAAAAGCAGTGGTGTTCCTACCACCCGACAATGTCAGCGAAGTCAGAAACAAAGCGGAGTGGGTTCAAATGCTGGTCTTGGAATTGCATCCAAGCTTTAAGCTTTTTTTCAGCCCATGAGGAGTAATTCATGTCTTTGTTCAACGATACCGCCCAATTACTTGCGCAGAAAACTTTAGATCTGCGTACCGAGCGACACAAGCTGCTCTCTTCGAACGTTGCGAACTTGGATACCCCCGGCTACCAAGCTGAAGATTTGGTATTCGAGAATTCATTAGTGGCAGCTCTAGAAGCTGAGACGCCAGGTCCGTTGAAAGTAACAGATGAGCGGCATCTAGATGGAAATGATGCGCCCTTGCTGGATACAGTCGAAGGACAGCGAATTCGTAGTGCGACCCCCTTCGCTGACTTTGATGGAAATACAGTCGATTTGGACAAAGAAATGGCCAAGATGGCGGAGAACCAGCTGATGTACAATGCATCGATTCGGATGCTCTCCCATCAGTTCCGGATGCTTAAAACTGCCATCAGTGAGACCAAATAATGAGTTTTCTATCCGCATTTAATACTAGCGTATCTGGAATGACTGCCCAGCGGCAGCGTGTTAACACAATTTCAGAAAATATCGCCAACGCTGAGACAACCCGTACTCCTCAGGGAGGGCCTTACCGGCGTCGGGAAGTAATTCTGGCATCCGTGGCGAATGATCGAACTTTTGAAGAAGAATTGCTCTCTCAAGATCGTTCTGTCAGCACTTCAACTGAGGTAAAAGTTGTGGGCGTTGTGCAGGATGAGCGACCACCAATTCTTCGCTTTGAGCCAGGGCATCCTGACGCCAACGAAGAGGGCTATGTGGAGATGCCCAACGTGAATATCATGGAAGAGATGGTCAACTTAATGTCCGCAAACCGTTCCTACGAGGCCAACACTGCGGCCTTCAATGCAACTAAGAACATGGTTCAGTCAGCCCTTGATCTCGGACGAAACGCCTAAGATTTTGGTTGCTTGACCTCGGCGGCCATTCAGGAGGGCCCATGAACGTGCAGAAGCCAACCGCCTTGGATAATAAACTCACTGTCCCTATGCGTCCAACCCAGACTGCTGTGACAACAGAGAGACCCTTCCAGCATCAGATGCAGCAAGCCCTCAGTTCTGTTGATAACTTTGGCAAGGATGTGGATTCAGTATTGGATGGCCTCCACAGTAGTGTGAATCTGCAAGCAGAAGTGCGACAAGCACGCAGCATGTATGAGCGAGCAATGGAAGTGCAGCAGTCTCTACAAAAACTCTATCGACATCTACGCTCTGCAGAAAGTGTTTGAAAGAGTGGAATTTTTTGCCCGAAACTCTTGCCACTTCTTGGTTTTACTCTATTAATCAAATTTTATGAAATTGCCTCCTGATTCGCTCTCCAGTTTGCAGGGCAAAAGCCTACTGCCCGATCCGTCCCGACCCAGCGTTGCTGAATCTGGCGCCAATA
This region includes:
- the flgC gene encoding flagellar basal body rod protein FlgC, with product MSFLSAFNTSVSGMTAQRQRVNTISENIANAETTRTPQGGPYRRREVILASVANDRTFEEELLSQDRSVSTSTEVKVVGVVQDERPPILRFEPGHPDANEEGYVEMPNVNIMEEMVNLMSANRSYEANTAAFNATKNMVQSALDLGRNA
- the flgB gene encoding flagellar basal body rod protein FlgB; translated protein: MSLFNDTAQLLAQKTLDLRTERHKLLSSNVANLDTPGYQAEDLVFENSLVAALEAETPGPLKVTDERHLDGNDAPLLDTVEGQRIRSATPFADFDGNTVDLDKEMAKMAENQLMYNASIRMLSHQFRMLKTAISETK
- the dnaE gene encoding DNA polymerase III subunit alpha; translation: MFTHLHLHTQYSLLEGAIRVKQLAKVLKERGFSTCAITDHGNLFGAVEFYQALEKENLKPLIGMGAFVSEVPLAEHPDPNANLCYFHTQLLCQNRQGYQNLTYLASLGFTDGKRRGVPLIDHILLERYREGLIVLSGGVEGELGSRILNGRLDDARQLAQWYADLFPGRYYLELQNTGLAEQEEVNQGLMQLAGDVGLPLVGTNNCFYLNAEEAEAQHILRLMGMQRKVTDRDAPQMLTDQCYLKTEAEMQETFMSSGLPLEALENTATIAASCDLSLDNSTYYLPQFEIPQGYTLDSWLEYESHTGLEQRLKILHELYQSSEPFEEFRKSYDERLSFELRVINQMKFPGYFLIVAEFINWAKDNGVSVGPGRGSGAGSLVAYALRITDVDPLRYGLLFERFLNPDRISMPDFDIDFDVEGRDSVIEHVREMYGSEKVCQISTFGSLKAKAVVRGVARVMDFPFSEADKLAKLVPNELNISLQDAIDKEPELARMEREGTENEQKLIRLSKSLENLSTHLGTHAAGVIIMDQDIREVMPVCTGKDNTVQSMFAMKYAEDQGAVKFDFLGLLNLSVIDKALELINRNRTEEEKLDLNKILMDDKLTFELFCRADTTGVFQLESSGMKKLLLDMRPSVFEDIVAILALYRPGPLGSGMVEDFVQCKHGRKKVVYPHPLMAEILKETYGVMVYQEQIMQGVQVLAKFTLGQSDLLRRAIGKKIPEVLAEQRQKFVEGCCANPEFVEGVPRGMSPEEKANEIFDLIDYFSGYGFNKSHTVAYGLISYQTAYLKAHYPVQFMAAVLNSSINNPDKIVNFIGECKEMRIQVLPPDVREGRKQFTVTRQGYRVHKRTRLHLEQFQSMNNAETIRNVLRHLLTPMLEKDFGTELEFLQALQTQMEVLKNNLDPAESKILQQLQVELQTTADSAELSPIRRFLRREARIEAVRFGLNAVKNVGGNAVDALVEARQEVEEISDFMEFLKILDFNRMNKRMLETLVKCGAFDSFRPNRAQLLNVLDHAIHLAQEFQRAEDGSQQSLFDLMDESEARQTETQLELPDIRDWSLKERLRLEKEALGFYVSGHPLDQYASDVKALATSSADILTGIHKEGDNVSIAGIVVEKTIRLTKNSEKFAIVRLEDLRGILELPIYSRIYNDYGHLLEMDEPLLVSGRISFRDDEFGLVADRLELLSQVRSEKALSMTICIDQEHMPPEQLRHLRGIFQKYQGSQEVHFRVITESDASVMIQTPMQVQLNPRMMDELEELWKEQTALFTYAV